One Streptosporangium sp. NBC_01495 DNA window includes the following coding sequences:
- a CDS encoding acyl-CoA synthetase codes for MEFNHADLFEGLADAIGDRTAVVCGDRHVTYAELDAHANRLAHFLESRGVRPGQHVGIHLYNGVEYVAGLLATLKIRAVPVNVNYRYVEAELLYLYNDSDIVALLFDVEFDARVAATAPHAPALEHLVAVGGPSEVEGAVPYEEALAGQPETRGFPERSGDDLYIIYTGGTTGMPKGVMWRTEDLFFAFGGGNPYGEPRATPGEVIEAAVAAGEMTMMAAAPLMHGAAQMGTFIAWCMGGTIAYVRKFDAAEVLRTIERERVLTLNITGDAMARPLADEIATGAYDLSSLFVLSSTGAILSGSVRERLEELLPGKMIVDSFGSTESGYTASAVPGSSPESGLRYQANPHAGLAVLNAALEPVKPGSDELGTVARSGRIASGYYKDEAKTTRTFVTDRDGVRWLLTGDMAKVEEDGTIAIFGRGSACINTGGEKVFPEEVEAVLKGHPAVFDAVVTGIPDERWGNRVAAVIEPRPGTAPTAGELAAHCRGRISGYKVPRTFAFVDEMVRSPAGKADYRWARRIAEAARTTGV; via the coding sequence ATGGAGTTCAACCACGCGGATCTGTTCGAAGGACTCGCCGACGCGATCGGGGACCGTACGGCCGTCGTCTGCGGCGACCGCCACGTGACCTACGCCGAGCTGGACGCGCACGCCAACCGGCTCGCCCACTTCCTGGAGAGCAGGGGCGTGCGCCCCGGGCAGCACGTCGGGATCCACCTGTACAACGGCGTCGAGTACGTGGCCGGGCTGCTCGCCACCCTCAAGATCCGGGCGGTGCCGGTCAACGTGAACTACCGCTACGTCGAGGCGGAGCTGCTCTACCTCTACAACGACTCCGACATCGTGGCCCTGCTGTTCGACGTGGAGTTCGACGCCCGGGTGGCGGCCACGGCCCCGCACGCCCCCGCCCTGGAACACCTGGTCGCGGTGGGGGGACCGTCCGAGGTCGAGGGCGCGGTGCCGTACGAGGAGGCGCTGGCCGGGCAGCCGGAGACGCGCGGGTTCCCCGAGCGGTCGGGCGACGACCTCTACATCATCTACACCGGCGGTACGACCGGCATGCCCAAGGGCGTGATGTGGCGCACCGAGGACCTGTTCTTCGCCTTCGGCGGCGGCAACCCCTACGGCGAGCCGCGCGCCACCCCGGGCGAGGTGATCGAGGCGGCCGTCGCGGCGGGTGAGATGACCATGATGGCCGCGGCTCCCCTGATGCACGGCGCCGCCCAGATGGGCACCTTCATCGCCTGGTGCATGGGCGGCACGATCGCGTACGTCCGCAAGTTCGACGCGGCCGAGGTGCTGCGGACGATCGAGCGGGAGCGGGTCCTGACGCTCAACATCACCGGGGACGCGATGGCCCGCCCGCTGGCCGACGAGATCGCCACCGGCGCCTACGACCTGTCCTCGCTGTTCGTGCTGAGCTCCACCGGCGCGATCCTCAGCGGTTCCGTGCGCGAGCGCCTGGAGGAACTGCTGCCCGGCAAGATGATCGTCGACAGCTTCGGCTCCACCGAGTCCGGCTACACCGCCTCGGCGGTTCCCGGCTCCTCCCCCGAGTCCGGGCTGCGCTACCAGGCGAACCCCCACGCCGGCCTGGCCGTGCTCAACGCGGCCCTGGAACCGGTCAAGCCCGGCTCGGACGAGCTGGGCACCGTGGCCAGGAGCGGCCGCATCGCCTCCGGCTACTACAAGGACGAGGCCAAGACGACCCGCACCTTCGTGACGGACCGGGACGGCGTCCGCTGGCTGCTCACCGGTGACATGGCCAAGGTCGAGGAGGACGGCACCATCGCGATCTTCGGCCGGGGCTCCGCCTGCATCAACACCGGCGGGGAGAAGGTCTTCCCCGAGGAGGTCGAGGCGGTGCTCAAGGGCCACCCGGCGGTCTTCGACGCGGTCGTGACCGGTATCCCGGACGAGCGGTGGGGTAACCGGGTGGCGGCGGTGATCGAGCCGCGCCCCGGCACGGCGCCGACGGCCGGGGAACTCGCCGCCCACTGCCGGGGGAGGATCTCCGGCTACAAGGTGCCCAGGACCTTCGCCTTCGTCGACGAGATGGTCCGCTCCCCGGCGGGCAAGGCCGACTACCGCTGGGCCAGGAGAATCGCCGAGGCCGCCCGGACGACCGGGGTCTGA